A portion of the Actomonas aquatica genome contains these proteins:
- the gltB gene encoding glutamate synthase large subunit: MPENPPSRQPVQPPKQGLYDPALEHDSCGVGFLVNMKGIPSREIVQGALEICTKLDHRGGCGCDLNTGDGAGMLMQIPHKFFGTVAQELGFELPQPGHYAVGVVFLSPDAESAAEEQRVLNEAIVENGQTLLGWRDLPVDNHDLGQASADSEPAMKQVFIGRSADLEDDAAFERKLYLIRRVSTYRLGYLQGEAPHYFYILTLSSRVIGYKGMLTTDQLLHYFPDFHHPDFETSMALVHSRFSTNTFPSWPRAQPFRFMCHNGEINTVLGNENWMRSRQEQFESALFGKDLKKLKPVIAGGGSDSQHFDNCLEFLMMAGRSLPHAVMMMIPEPWEKHQSMSEAKRAFYEYHACMMEPWDGPASIAFMDGTQIGAILDRNGLRPSRFYVTSDDLVIMASEVGVLPDIDPATVVKKGRLEPGRMFLVDTREGRIVDDSELKEKIAAENPYAEWLAQNLINEDSLPAPTNPVKMLNVERLKLRQKAFGYTHEDLRFLIKPSVETGNQPLGAMGNDAPLAVLSDRPQPLYNYFKQLFAQVTNPAIDPIREELITSSVTFLGSEGNMLHPGPENCRMIKLECPIIDNEKLARIRDFRAPGFKSATLPILFDPTTDREGLSTSHQPIDEPRAVRRGKGLDEAMEQLFEMADNAIRDDVNLIILSDRGIAPHRAGIPALLAVSGLHHHLIREGVRGKVSLILESGEPREVQHFALLLGYGCDAINPFLALETVEQLVLAGEIDIDPAKARANFIKANIKGVIKTMAKMGISTVASYRGAQIFESIGLNESVIDHYFTNTPSRVDGIGIDAISAEVYQRHVSAFGQWADKQDDALDSGGVYQWRADGEKHLFSPLAIHQLQRATWNSNYDFFKEYSQTINDQSRDMFTLRGLMKFKIDPARSIPLDEVEPVEAIVKRFKTGAMSYGSISKEAHEALAIAMNRLGGKSNTGEGGEDPDRFTRDANGDLRRSAIKQVASGRFGVTSHYLVNADELQIKIVQGAKPGEGGELPGHKVLPAIAKTRGTTPGVGLISPPPHHDIYSIEDLQQLIHDLKNANVHARINVKLVSEVGVGTIAAGVAKAKADVILISGYDGGTGASPRSSIQHAGAPWELGIAETNQTLLLNDLRSRVVLEVDGQLKTGRDVAIACLLGGEEFGFATAPLVTLGCLMMRVCHKNTCPVGIATQDPRLREKFAGGAQAVVNFMTYVAQELREIMAQLGYRTINDMVGKAHRLEMREAIDHWKARGLNYAKILHRPAVGPEVGTYCSQKQDHRLERALDNTHLLEACRPAIERGEPVKAEFPIINTDRVAGTIVGSEISRRYGGEGLPPGTVQLKFTGSAGQSLGAFCPRGMMLTVEGDTNDYCGKGLSGGTIVVYPPKTAPFVAHENIITGNTAFYGATAGEAFLAGMAGERFCVRNSGVKAVIEGVGDHGCEYMTGGEVICIGKTGRNFAAGMSGGTAYVLDEIGDFVSKRLNTAMVRVYQLIECGDEEIAAVKARLERHAELTGSVRAKTILDAWDDWLPRFVKVLPADYERVLHAIARAESKGLEGDAAIQAAFEENVKAGH, from the coding sequence ATGCCCGAGAACCCCCCCTCCCGCCAGCCGGTCCAACCCCCCAAGCAAGGTCTTTACGATCCGGCTCTTGAGCACGATTCGTGCGGTGTCGGATTTTTGGTGAATATGAAGGGCATCCCGTCACGCGAGATCGTGCAGGGCGCCCTTGAGATCTGCACCAAGCTCGATCACCGCGGTGGCTGCGGCTGCGACCTCAACACCGGTGACGGCGCCGGTATGCTCATGCAGATCCCGCATAAGTTCTTCGGCACGGTCGCCCAGGAACTCGGTTTTGAGCTGCCCCAACCCGGACACTACGCGGTGGGTGTCGTGTTCCTCTCGCCCGATGCCGAATCGGCCGCCGAAGAGCAACGCGTGCTCAATGAGGCGATTGTTGAAAACGGCCAGACCCTCCTCGGGTGGCGCGACCTGCCGGTCGACAACCACGATCTGGGGCAGGCCTCAGCCGACAGCGAACCGGCCATGAAGCAGGTCTTTATTGGTCGCTCCGCCGACCTCGAGGACGACGCCGCCTTTGAGCGCAAACTCTACCTCATCCGCCGCGTGTCGACCTACCGGCTCGGTTACCTGCAGGGCGAGGCGCCGCACTACTTCTACATCCTCACGCTCTCCAGCCGCGTGATCGGCTACAAGGGTATGCTGACCACCGACCAGCTGCTGCACTATTTCCCCGATTTCCATCACCCGGATTTCGAGACCTCGATGGCGCTGGTGCACTCGCGCTTCAGCACCAACACCTTCCCCAGCTGGCCGCGCGCGCAGCCGTTCCGCTTCATGTGCCACAACGGTGAAATCAACACCGTGCTCGGCAACGAGAACTGGATGCGGTCCCGCCAGGAGCAGTTTGAGAGCGCGCTCTTCGGCAAGGACCTGAAAAAGCTCAAACCCGTCATCGCCGGCGGTGGCTCCGACTCTCAGCACTTCGACAACTGCCTCGAGTTTCTGATGATGGCCGGCCGCTCGCTGCCGCACGCCGTCATGATGATGATCCCCGAGCCGTGGGAGAAACATCAGTCGATGTCGGAGGCCAAACGCGCCTTCTACGAATACCACGCCTGCATGATGGAGCCGTGGGACGGTCCGGCTTCGATCGCGTTCATGGACGGCACCCAGATCGGCGCCATCCTCGACCGCAACGGCCTGCGCCCGTCGCGCTTCTACGTGACCAGCGACGACCTCGTGATCATGGCCTCGGAGGTGGGCGTTTTGCCCGACATCGATCCGGCCACCGTGGTCAAGAAGGGCCGCCTCGAACCCGGTCGTATGTTCCTGGTGGATACACGCGAGGGGCGCATCGTCGACGACAGCGAGCTGAAGGAAAAGATCGCGGCCGAGAATCCCTACGCGGAGTGGCTGGCGCAGAACCTCATCAACGAGGATTCCCTGCCGGCGCCGACCAACCCGGTGAAGATGCTCAATGTCGAGCGCCTCAAGTTGCGCCAGAAGGCCTTTGGTTACACCCACGAGGACCTGCGTTTCCTCATCAAGCCGAGCGTCGAAACCGGCAACCAACCCCTCGGCGCGATGGGCAACGACGCGCCGCTGGCGGTGCTGTCGGATCGCCCGCAGCCGCTCTACAACTACTTCAAGCAGCTCTTCGCCCAGGTGACCAATCCGGCCATCGATCCGATCCGCGAGGAGTTGATCACCTCCAGCGTCACCTTCCTCGGTTCCGAGGGCAACATGCTGCATCCGGGTCCGGAAAACTGCCGCATGATCAAGCTCGAGTGCCCGATCATCGACAACGAGAAGCTGGCTCGCATCCGCGACTTCCGCGCGCCCGGCTTCAAGTCCGCCACGCTGCCCATCCTCTTCGATCCGACGACCGACCGCGAGGGGCTCAGCACGAGTCACCAACCGATCGACGAACCGCGCGCGGTGCGTCGCGGTAAGGGGCTCGACGAGGCGATGGAGCAACTCTTCGAGATGGCCGACAACGCCATCCGCGATGACGTGAACCTCATCATCCTTTCCGACCGCGGCATCGCGCCGCACCGGGCCGGCATCCCGGCGCTGCTGGCGGTGTCGGGGCTACATCACCACCTCATTCGTGAGGGCGTGCGCGGCAAGGTCTCGCTCATCCTCGAGTCGGGCGAGCCGCGTGAGGTGCAGCACTTCGCGCTGTTGCTCGGTTACGGTTGCGACGCGATCAACCCCTTCCTCGCGCTCGAGACGGTGGAGCAGCTCGTGCTCGCCGGGGAGATCGACATCGATCCGGCCAAGGCTCGGGCCAACTTCATCAAGGCCAACATCAAGGGCGTGATCAAAACCATGGCCAAGATGGGCATCTCGACCGTGGCGAGTTATCGCGGCGCGCAGATCTTTGAGTCGATCGGTCTCAACGAGTCGGTCATCGACCACTACTTCACCAACACGCCGTCACGCGTCGACGGCATCGGCATCGATGCGATTTCGGCCGAGGTTTACCAGCGGCACGTGAGCGCGTTCGGCCAGTGGGCCGACAAGCAGGACGATGCGCTCGATTCCGGCGGCGTGTATCAATGGCGCGCCGACGGCGAGAAGCACCTGTTCAGCCCGCTCGCCATCCACCAGTTGCAGCGCGCGACGTGGAATTCGAACTACGACTTCTTCAAAGAGTATTCGCAGACGATCAACGACCAGAGCCGCGACATGTTCACGTTGCGCGGGTTGATGAAGTTTAAGATCGATCCGGCGCGCTCGATCCCGCTCGACGAAGTGGAGCCGGTTGAGGCCATCGTGAAGCGTTTCAAAACCGGCGCGATGTCGTATGGCTCGATCAGCAAGGAGGCGCACGAAGCGCTCGCCATCGCCATGAACCGCCTGGGCGGCAAGTCCAACACCGGTGAAGGCGGCGAAGATCCGGATCGCTTCACGCGCGATGCCAACGGCGACCTGCGTCGCTCCGCCATCAAGCAGGTGGCGTCGGGCCGCTTCGGCGTCACCAGCCATTACCTGGTCAACGCCGACGAGCTGCAGATCAAGATCGTGCAGGGCGCCAAGCCGGGCGAGGGTGGTGAGTTGCCCGGCCACAAGGTGTTGCCCGCCATCGCCAAGACGCGCGGCACGACCCCTGGCGTGGGCCTCATCTCTCCGCCGCCGCACCACGACATCTACTCCATCGAGGATCTGCAGCAACTGATCCACGACTTGAAGAACGCCAACGTGCACGCGCGCATCAACGTGAAGTTGGTGTCCGAAGTGGGCGTGGGCACGATCGCGGCCGGCGTGGCCAAAGCCAAAGCCGATGTGATTCTGATCTCCGGTTATGACGGCGGCACCGGCGCCTCACCGCGCTCGAGTATTCAGCACGCGGGCGCGCCGTGGGAACTCGGTATCGCCGAGACCAATCAGACGCTCCTGCTCAATGATCTGCGCAGTCGCGTGGTGCTCGAAGTCGACGGTCAGTTGAAGACCGGCCGCGACGTCGCCATCGCCTGTCTGCTCGGTGGTGAGGAGTTTGGTTTTGCGACCGCGCCGCTGGTCACGCTCGGCTGTCTCATGATGCGGGTGTGCCACAAAAACACCTGTCCGGTCGGCATCGCCACGCAGGACCCGCGCCTGCGCGAGAAGTTTGCCGGTGGCGCGCAGGCGGTGGTCAACTTCATGACCTACGTCGCCCAGGAGCTGCGCGAGATCATGGCCCAGCTAGGTTATCGCACCATCAACGACATGGTGGGCAAAGCGCACCGTCTGGAGATGCGCGAAGCAATCGATCACTGGAAGGCGCGCGGACTCAACTACGCCAAGATTCTGCACCGTCCGGCGGTCGGTCCCGAGGTCGGCACCTATTGCTCGCAAAAGCAGGATCACCGCCTCGAGCGCGCGCTCGACAACACCCACCTGCTCGAAGCCTGCCGCCCGGCGATCGAACGCGGCGAGCCGGTCAAGGCGGAGTTCCCCATTATCAACACCGATCGCGTGGCTGGCACCATCGTGGGCTCGGAGATCTCGCGCCGTTACGGTGGCGAAGGTCTGCCGCCCGGGACCGTGCAACTGAAGTTCACCGGCTCGGCCGGGCAGAGCCTCGGCGCGTTCTGCCCGCGCGGCATGATGCTCACGGTCGAAGGTGACACCAACGACTACTGCGGCAAGGGCCTCTCCGGCGGCACCATTGTGGTGTATCCGCCGAAAACGGCGCCGTTCGTCGCTCACGAAAACATCATCACCGGCAACACCGCGTTTTATGGCGCGACCGCCGGTGAAGCCTTCCTCGCCGGCATGGCGGGGGAACGCTTCTGTGTGCGCAACAGCGGCGTGAAGGCCGTCATCGAAGGCGTGGGTGACCACGGCTGCGAATACATGACGGGCGGCGAGGTGATCTGCATCGGCAAGACCGGCCGCAACTTCGCCGCCGGTATGTCGGGCGGCACCGCCTACGTGTTGGATGAAATCGGCGACTTCGTGAGCAAGCGGCTCAATACTGCGATGGTCCGCGTCTACCAACTCATCGAGTGTGGCGACGAAGAGATCGCCGCGGTGAAGGCCCGCCTCGAGCGCCACGCCGAACTCACCGGCAGCGTGCGCGCGAAGACGATCCTCGACGCGTGGGACGACTGGTTGCCGCGCTTCGTGAAGGTGTTGCCCGCCGACTACGAACGCGTGTTGCACGCCATCGCCCGCGCCGAAAGCAAGGGCTTGGAAGGCGACGCCGCCATTCAAGCCGCCTTCGAAGAAAACGTGAAAGCCGGCCACTGA
- a CDS encoding glutamate synthase subunit beta encodes MGKPTGFLEYQRQPIPNRPPLERLQDWLEVHADRVDADVSTQAARCMDCGTPYCHTGMMLAGVASGCPINNLIPEFNDLVYKGRWQEALARLRKTNNFPEFTGRVCPAPCEGSCVLGVIEPQVTIKNIECSIIDRGWEEGWMRPSPPAMRTGKTVAVIGSGPAGLSCADQLNQAGHNVTVFERDDRIGGLLMYGIPNMKLDKREVVERRVNLMRMEGVSFETNAHIGVTHDIAEIRKKFDAVVLCCGATKPRDLPIEGRDLSGVHFAMEYLTANTRALLDHDYDAGQSTIHAKDKHVVVIGGGDTGTDCVGTALRQGCANVVQLEIMPQPPMERTASNPWPEWPRTFKVDYGQEEAAARQGEDPREYLVSAKKLIGNSNGDVCELELVRIEWVQDEATQRMMPREVEGSRRTIKADLVLLAMGFLGPEQTLVEKLGLKTDARSNVAAAHGEYTTNVDGVFAAGDMRRGQSLVVWAINEGRGAAKACDRYLRLLGRGQDW; translated from the coding sequence ATGGGCAAGCCCACCGGATTTCTTGAATACCAACGCCAACCGATCCCGAACCGTCCGCCGCTCGAACGGCTGCAGGACTGGCTGGAGGTGCACGCCGATCGCGTCGATGCCGATGTATCCACGCAGGCAGCACGCTGCATGGATTGCGGCACGCCGTATTGCCACACCGGCATGATGCTGGCGGGCGTGGCGAGTGGTTGTCCGATCAACAACCTCATCCCCGAGTTCAACGACCTGGTTTACAAGGGCCGTTGGCAGGAGGCGCTGGCGCGCCTGCGCAAGACGAACAACTTCCCGGAGTTCACCGGCCGCGTGTGCCCGGCGCCCTGCGAGGGCTCGTGTGTGCTCGGCGTGATCGAGCCGCAGGTGACGATCAAAAACATCGAGTGCTCCATCATCGATCGTGGCTGGGAGGAGGGCTGGATGCGTCCGTCGCCGCCCGCGATGCGCACCGGCAAAACCGTCGCGGTGATCGGCTCCGGTCCGGCGGGTTTGTCCTGTGCGGATCAGCTCAATCAGGCCGGCCACAACGTGACCGTGTTTGAGCGCGATGACCGCATCGGCGGCCTGCTCATGTATGGCATTCCCAACATGAAGTTGGACAAGCGCGAGGTGGTGGAGCGGCGCGTGAACCTCATGCGCATGGAAGGGGTGAGTTTTGAGACCAACGCCCACATCGGCGTGACCCACGACATCGCGGAGATTCGCAAAAAGTTTGATGCGGTGGTCTTGTGCTGCGGTGCGACCAAACCGCGCGACCTGCCCATCGAGGGCCGCGACCTGAGCGGGGTGCACTTCGCCATGGAGTATCTCACCGCGAATACGCGCGCCTTGCTCGATCACGATTACGACGCCGGGCAATCGACGATTCACGCCAAGGACAAACACGTCGTGGTGATCGGCGGCGGCGACACCGGCACCGACTGTGTGGGCACGGCGCTGCGCCAGGGCTGCGCCAATGTGGTGCAGCTCGAGATCATGCCGCAGCCGCCGATGGAGCGCACCGCCAGCAACCCGTGGCCGGAATGGCCGCGCACCTTCAAGGTCGATTATGGCCAGGAAGAAGCGGCGGCGCGTCAGGGTGAAGATCCGCGCGAGTATTTGGTCTCGGCCAAGAAGTTGATCGGCAACAGCAACGGCGACGTGTGTGAGCTGGAGTTGGTGCGCATCGAATGGGTGCAGGACGAAGCCACGCAGCGCATGATGCCGCGGGAGGTGGAAGGATCGCGCCGCACGATCAAAGCCGACCTCGTGTTGCTCGCCATGGGCTTCCTCGGACCGGAGCAGACGCTGGTGGAAAAGCTCGGTTTGAAGACGGACGCGCGTTCCAACGTGGCCGCCGCGCACGGTGAGTATACGACGAATGTCGACGGCGTCTTCGCCGCCGGCGACATGCGACGTGGTCAGAGTCTCGTGGTGTGGGCGATCAACGAAGGCCGCGGCGCCGCCAAAGCCTGCGACCGCTACCTCCGCTTACTCGGCCGCGGCCAGGATTGGTAA